In Aegilops tauschii subsp. strangulata cultivar AL8/78 chromosome 3, Aet v6.0, whole genome shotgun sequence, one genomic interval encodes:
- the LOC109783427 gene encoding uncharacterized protein isoform X1, which produces MAVVHNRTSPGSRRPCRLHPLPRRTPPDLHPHPPHSTGSPHAAPPPAMGAGYPPPPPPAPPDPRTTRPWRWLLPSPGIPAPPTMKGSSSSGRALQHRQPRSYSCNSTATPPSDGRPWHANMPSRRKSFPLYLDPGPFFLSTSAFLVGEACHRSSFQSKSDMGRSRARARQPLSNISMLALPRNQEPHDRFPFFSSLPSVSSQDVTSRWPWPPDAGAPPAKDPPASRPPPRHLHLAGDLHQVPSSAFATLRPPPRSSAARALNRLVPEAEERSSLPRASPALANQQADPASYLFFRRDASPLRCLLRRGRRRQAAAGTRRWRTR; this is translated from the exons ATGGCAGTTGTCCACAACCGGACCTCCCCTGGGTCACGCCGCCCCTGCCGCCTACACCCACTGCCGCGCCGCACGCCGCCGGATCTCCACCCCCACCCTCCCCACTCCACTGGATCCCCGCACGCCGCACCACCCCCGGCCATGGGCGCTGGCTACccgcctccccctcccccagCTCCCCCGGATCCCCGCACCACCCGGCCATGGCGATGGCTGCTCCCCTCGCCGGGAATCCCCGCTCCTCCGACCATGAAGGGCTCCTCTAGCTCCGGCCGTgcgctccagcaccgacagccACGCTCGTACTCGTGTAATTCAACTGCGACCCCACCATCGGATGGGCGGCCATGGCATGCCAACATGCCGTCCCGGCGGAAGTCCTTTCCTCTGTATCTTGACCCCGGACCTTTTTTTCT GTCTACTTCCGCATTTTTGGTTGGTGAAGCATGCCATCGTTCTTCGTTTCAATCCAAATCAGACATGGGTCGGTCTCGCGCGCGAGCACGGCAGCCCCTGAGCAACATTTCGATGCTCGCACTTCCTAGGAACCAGGAGCCCCACGACCGCTTCCCTTTCTTCAGCTCGCTGCCGAGCGTCTCCAGCCAAGACGTGACGTCG AGATGGCCATGGCCGCCCGATGCCGGAGCGCCGCCGGCCAAGGACCCACCGGCATCCAGACCCCCTCCACGCCATCTCCATCTCGCCGGAGACCTGCACCAAGTCCCATCCAGCGCCTTCGCCACCCTTCGCCCCCCGCCCCGTAGCTCTGCAGCCCGAGCGCTTAACCGACTTGTGCCTGAAGCAGAGGAGAGGAGCTCCCTGCCACGAGCCTCTCCGGCGCTGGCAAACCAGCAGGCTGACCCCGCCTCCTACCTTTTTTTCCGCCGCGACGCATCACCCCTTCGCTGTCTCCTACGGCGTGGACGCCGACGGCAAGCGGCGGCCGGTACCCGGCGGTGGAGAACGCGGTGA
- the LOC109783427 gene encoding uncharacterized protein isoform X2: MAVVHNRTSPGSRRPCRLHPLPRRTPPDLHPHPPHSTGSPHAAPPPAMGAGYPPPPPPAPPDPRTTRPWRWLLPSPGIPAPPTMKGSSSSGRALQHRQPRSYSCNSTATPPSDGRPWHANMPSRRKSFPLSTSAFLVGEACHRSSFQSKSDMGRSRARARQPLSNISMLALPRNQEPHDRFPFFSSLPSVSSQDVTSRWPWPPDAGAPPAKDPPASRPPPRHLHLAGDLHQVPSSAFATLRPPPRSSAARALNRLVPEAEERSSLPRASPALANQQADPASYLFFRRDASPLRCLLRRGRRRQAAAGTRRWRTR, translated from the exons ATGGCAGTTGTCCACAACCGGACCTCCCCTGGGTCACGCCGCCCCTGCCGCCTACACCCACTGCCGCGCCGCACGCCGCCGGATCTCCACCCCCACCCTCCCCACTCCACTGGATCCCCGCACGCCGCACCACCCCCGGCCATGGGCGCTGGCTACccgcctccccctcccccagCTCCCCCGGATCCCCGCACCACCCGGCCATGGCGATGGCTGCTCCCCTCGCCGGGAATCCCCGCTCCTCCGACCATGAAGGGCTCCTCTAGCTCCGGCCGTgcgctccagcaccgacagccACGCTCGTACTCGTGTAATTCAACTGCGACCCCACCATCGGATGGGCGGCCATGGCATGCCAACATGCCGTCCCGGCGGAAGTCCTTTCCTCT GTCTACTTCCGCATTTTTGGTTGGTGAAGCATGCCATCGTTCTTCGTTTCAATCCAAATCAGACATGGGTCGGTCTCGCGCGCGAGCACGGCAGCCCCTGAGCAACATTTCGATGCTCGCACTTCCTAGGAACCAGGAGCCCCACGACCGCTTCCCTTTCTTCAGCTCGCTGCCGAGCGTCTCCAGCCAAGACGTGACGTCG AGATGGCCATGGCCGCCCGATGCCGGAGCGCCGCCGGCCAAGGACCCACCGGCATCCAGACCCCCTCCACGCCATCTCCATCTCGCCGGAGACCTGCACCAAGTCCCATCCAGCGCCTTCGCCACCCTTCGCCCCCCGCCCCGTAGCTCTGCAGCCCGAGCGCTTAACCGACTTGTGCCTGAAGCAGAGGAGAGGAGCTCCCTGCCACGAGCCTCTCCGGCGCTGGCAAACCAGCAGGCTGACCCCGCCTCCTACCTTTTTTTCCGCCGCGACGCATCACCCCTTCGCTGTCTCCTACGGCGTGGACGCCGACGGCAAGCGGCGGCCGGTACCCGGCGGTGGAGAACGCGGTGA